In one window of Eretmochelys imbricata isolate rEreImb1 chromosome 21, rEreImb1.hap1, whole genome shotgun sequence DNA:
- the ATXN7L2 gene encoding ataxin-7-like protein 2 isoform X1, translating into MAVRGRAAAAAAMAAVDRRLPSLDDFAGQSWSAWVERAGPPAEPAGSEVEESSKNGSKKVDAMTLIKEDMSIFGHCPAHDEFYLVVCNHCSQVVKPQAFQKHCERRHGPLSKLHAQKCQAVNGQPPACGGHSSAKASREKSQSSRSRAQHLPERPDKAQKDNLCLFMPVVNLEKISSLPKPDGHGIKVPPKAAAASAPGQPPASSKEPMGKLSLTLSPKEPLVPAKAGVDSVVPADGLDRKPESTSASGEKEPGTTKPPPKSHKKMARKECDLNRQCGVVNPDTKKICTRLLTCKIHSVHQRREVQGRAKDFDVLVAELKASSRKGESPKEKSPVRKEVLPDRLSQEASSGAQTSLVLPSASPCRAKQPHSLCALPRSRVSSESDPEEPSTTCGDREPGLYPFPMPKGSSRGSSEESEEDVAEESHRLDCHYATRPPRPQAFCTFGSRLVSPGCYVFNRRLDRFCSALSSMLERHLSSHMWKKIPPAADPQLHPAPSPAGPGSSTSGTSQTSSSSLACSLPHGAPGRTSLSCTATAARENRGHPSLSYTVGSPPAAAACSQSDCTGGSQSITSPLPANTPSPSFSKLPSTKASKSSKAKEPTGSAEPEASARKRKQPLGAATGPPYKRTCLLDPGKGKVAGCQVPHPPAKTKPSLGSPSAASLNGAISPGSRVKRASHLDCRAPGHPQVKASQLENRGSPLNGPKALQANCLSEEEAKKRKNTATYCRPVKAKHPAATSDSGCAVRRKKAVASLGFEEKRNALKSKAH; encoded by the exons ATGGCGGTGCGTGGacgcgcggcggcggcggcagcaatGGCCGCTGTGGATCGGCGGCTGCCGAGCCTCGATGACTTCGCGGGGCAGAGCTGGAGCGCCTGGGTGGAGAGGGCGGGGCCGCCCGCCGAGCCAG CAGGGTCTGAGGTGGAGGAGAGCAGCAAGAACGGCAGCAAGAAAGTGGATGCGATGACACTCATTAAGGAAG ACATGTCTATCTTTGGGCACTGCCCCGCCCACGACGAGTTCTACCTGGTGGTGTGTAACCACTGTAGCCAAGTGGTCAAGCCTCAAGCCTTTCAGAAGCACTGCG AAAGACGGCACGGACCTCTCAGCAAGCTCCATGCCCAGAAGTGCCAGGCGGTCAAtgggcagccccctgcctgcGGGGGCCACAGCAGCGCCAAGGCCTCGCGGGAGAAGTCGCAGAGCTCCCGCAGCCGGGCCCAGCACCTGCCCGAGAGGCCGGACAAGGCGCAGAAAGATAACCTCTG TTTGTTCATGCCAGTGGTGAACCTGGAGAAGATTTCCAGCCTTCCCAAACCGGATGGACATGGCATCAAGGTGCCCCCgaaggctgctgctgcttctgcccccGGGCAGCCGCCCGCCAGCTCCAAAGAGCCCATGGGGAAGCTGTCCCTGACATTGTCGCCCAAAGAGCCGCTTGTGCCAGCCAAGGCAGGAGTCGACTCCGTTGTGCCCGCTGATGGCCTGGACAGGAAACCAGAGAGCACCTCTGCCTCGGGGGAGAAGGAGCCGGGCACCACCAAACCGCCTCCCAAATCCCACAAGAAGATGGCGC GGAAGGAGTGTGATTTGAACAGGCAGTGTGGAGTTGTGAATCCTGACACCAAAAAGATCTGCACCCGGCTGCTGACCTGCAAG ATTCACTCCGTGCACCAGCGCCGCGAAGTGCAGGGCCGGGCGAAGGACTTTGACGTCTTGGTGGCGGAGCTGAAGGCCAGTTCCAGGAAGGGGGAATCCCCCAAGGAGAAGAGCCCGGTGAGGAAGGAAGTGCTTCCTGACCGACTCTCCCAGGAAGCCTCCTCCGGAGCGCAGACCTCGTTGGTTCTACCCAGCGCTTCCCCTTGCCGAGCAAAGCAGCCCCACTCCCTCTGTGCACTTCCCAG GTCCAGGGTTTCCTCAGAGAGCGACCCGGAGGAGCCGTCCACAACCTGTGGCGACAGAGAGCCCGGGCTCTACCCCTTCCCCATGCCCAAGGGCAGTAGCCGGGGATCCAGCGAGGAGAGCGAGGAGGACGTGGCGGAGGAATCCCACAGGCTGGACTGTCATTATGCAACACGGCCACCACGGCCTCAGGCG ttctgcacctTTGGAAGCCGCTTGGTCAGCCCCGGGTGTTACGTGTTCAACCGACGGCTGGACCGGTTCTGCTCGGCCCTCAGCTCCATGCTGGAGAGACACCTCAGCTCACACATGTGGAA GAAGATCCCTCCAGCCGCCGACCCCCAGCTGCACCCAGCCCCGTCGCCCGCCGGCCCGGGCTCCTCCACATCCGGCACTTCCCAGACCAGCAGCTCCTCACTGGCGTGCAGCCTTCCCCACGGCGCCCCCGGGAGGACCTCCTTGTCCTGCACAGCGACGGCCGCCAGGGAGAACCGCGGCCACCCCAGCCTGAGCTACACGGTGGGATCGCCCCCTGCCGCGGCCGCCTGCAGCCAGTCGGACTGCACGGGCGGGAGCCAGTCCATCACCTCCCCACTCCCGGCCAACACCCCCTCGCCATCCTTCAGCAAGTTGCCTTCTACCAAGGCCAGCAAGTCCTCCAAAGCCAAGGAGCCGACGGGCAGCGCGGAGCCAGAGGCCTCGGCCCGAAAGCGCAAGCAGCCTCTGGGTGCTGCTACCGGCCCCCCGTACAAACGGacctgcctcctggacccgggcAAGGGCAAGGTGGCCGGCTGCCAGGTCCCCCACCCGCCTGCAAAGACCAaaccctccctgggctccccctccgcCGCCTCCCTCAACGGCGCCATCTCACCGGGCTCCAGAGTCAAGCGGGCCAGCCACCTGGACTGCAGGGCTCCCGGCCACCCTCAAGTCAAAGCCTCCCAGCTGGAGAACCGGGGCTCCCCCCTGAACGGGCCGAAAGCGCTACAGGCAAACTGCCTCTCGGAGGAGGAGGCCAAGAAGCGCAAGAACACTGCCACCTACTGCAGGCCGGTGAAGGCCAAGCACCCGGCCGCCACCTCCGACTCGGGCTGCGCTGTGCGGAGGAAGAAGGCTGTTGCCTCGCTGGGCTTCGAGGAGAAGCGGAACGCACTGAAG TCGAAAGCGCATTAA
- the ATXN7L2 gene encoding ataxin-7-like protein 2 isoform X2, translated as MAVRGRAAAAAAMAAVDRRLPSLDDFAGQSWSAWVERAGPPAEPGSEVEESSKNGSKKVDAMTLIKEDMSIFGHCPAHDEFYLVVCNHCSQVVKPQAFQKHCERRHGPLSKLHAQKCQAVNGQPPACGGHSSAKASREKSQSSRSRAQHLPERPDKAQKDNLCLFMPVVNLEKISSLPKPDGHGIKVPPKAAAASAPGQPPASSKEPMGKLSLTLSPKEPLVPAKAGVDSVVPADGLDRKPESTSASGEKEPGTTKPPPKSHKKMARKECDLNRQCGVVNPDTKKICTRLLTCKIHSVHQRREVQGRAKDFDVLVAELKASSRKGESPKEKSPVRKEVLPDRLSQEASSGAQTSLVLPSASPCRAKQPHSLCALPRSRVSSESDPEEPSTTCGDREPGLYPFPMPKGSSRGSSEESEEDVAEESHRLDCHYATRPPRPQAFCTFGSRLVSPGCYVFNRRLDRFCSALSSMLERHLSSHMWKKIPPAADPQLHPAPSPAGPGSSTSGTSQTSSSSLACSLPHGAPGRTSLSCTATAARENRGHPSLSYTVGSPPAAAACSQSDCTGGSQSITSPLPANTPSPSFSKLPSTKASKSSKAKEPTGSAEPEASARKRKQPLGAATGPPYKRTCLLDPGKGKVAGCQVPHPPAKTKPSLGSPSAASLNGAISPGSRVKRASHLDCRAPGHPQVKASQLENRGSPLNGPKALQANCLSEEEAKKRKNTATYCRPVKAKHPAATSDSGCAVRRKKAVASLGFEEKRNALKSKAH; from the exons ATGGCGGTGCGTGGacgcgcggcggcggcggcagcaatGGCCGCTGTGGATCGGCGGCTGCCGAGCCTCGATGACTTCGCGGGGCAGAGCTGGAGCGCCTGGGTGGAGAGGGCGGGGCCGCCCGCCGAGCCAG GGTCTGAGGTGGAGGAGAGCAGCAAGAACGGCAGCAAGAAAGTGGATGCGATGACACTCATTAAGGAAG ACATGTCTATCTTTGGGCACTGCCCCGCCCACGACGAGTTCTACCTGGTGGTGTGTAACCACTGTAGCCAAGTGGTCAAGCCTCAAGCCTTTCAGAAGCACTGCG AAAGACGGCACGGACCTCTCAGCAAGCTCCATGCCCAGAAGTGCCAGGCGGTCAAtgggcagccccctgcctgcGGGGGCCACAGCAGCGCCAAGGCCTCGCGGGAGAAGTCGCAGAGCTCCCGCAGCCGGGCCCAGCACCTGCCCGAGAGGCCGGACAAGGCGCAGAAAGATAACCTCTG TTTGTTCATGCCAGTGGTGAACCTGGAGAAGATTTCCAGCCTTCCCAAACCGGATGGACATGGCATCAAGGTGCCCCCgaaggctgctgctgcttctgcccccGGGCAGCCGCCCGCCAGCTCCAAAGAGCCCATGGGGAAGCTGTCCCTGACATTGTCGCCCAAAGAGCCGCTTGTGCCAGCCAAGGCAGGAGTCGACTCCGTTGTGCCCGCTGATGGCCTGGACAGGAAACCAGAGAGCACCTCTGCCTCGGGGGAGAAGGAGCCGGGCACCACCAAACCGCCTCCCAAATCCCACAAGAAGATGGCGC GGAAGGAGTGTGATTTGAACAGGCAGTGTGGAGTTGTGAATCCTGACACCAAAAAGATCTGCACCCGGCTGCTGACCTGCAAG ATTCACTCCGTGCACCAGCGCCGCGAAGTGCAGGGCCGGGCGAAGGACTTTGACGTCTTGGTGGCGGAGCTGAAGGCCAGTTCCAGGAAGGGGGAATCCCCCAAGGAGAAGAGCCCGGTGAGGAAGGAAGTGCTTCCTGACCGACTCTCCCAGGAAGCCTCCTCCGGAGCGCAGACCTCGTTGGTTCTACCCAGCGCTTCCCCTTGCCGAGCAAAGCAGCCCCACTCCCTCTGTGCACTTCCCAG GTCCAGGGTTTCCTCAGAGAGCGACCCGGAGGAGCCGTCCACAACCTGTGGCGACAGAGAGCCCGGGCTCTACCCCTTCCCCATGCCCAAGGGCAGTAGCCGGGGATCCAGCGAGGAGAGCGAGGAGGACGTGGCGGAGGAATCCCACAGGCTGGACTGTCATTATGCAACACGGCCACCACGGCCTCAGGCG ttctgcacctTTGGAAGCCGCTTGGTCAGCCCCGGGTGTTACGTGTTCAACCGACGGCTGGACCGGTTCTGCTCGGCCCTCAGCTCCATGCTGGAGAGACACCTCAGCTCACACATGTGGAA GAAGATCCCTCCAGCCGCCGACCCCCAGCTGCACCCAGCCCCGTCGCCCGCCGGCCCGGGCTCCTCCACATCCGGCACTTCCCAGACCAGCAGCTCCTCACTGGCGTGCAGCCTTCCCCACGGCGCCCCCGGGAGGACCTCCTTGTCCTGCACAGCGACGGCCGCCAGGGAGAACCGCGGCCACCCCAGCCTGAGCTACACGGTGGGATCGCCCCCTGCCGCGGCCGCCTGCAGCCAGTCGGACTGCACGGGCGGGAGCCAGTCCATCACCTCCCCACTCCCGGCCAACACCCCCTCGCCATCCTTCAGCAAGTTGCCTTCTACCAAGGCCAGCAAGTCCTCCAAAGCCAAGGAGCCGACGGGCAGCGCGGAGCCAGAGGCCTCGGCCCGAAAGCGCAAGCAGCCTCTGGGTGCTGCTACCGGCCCCCCGTACAAACGGacctgcctcctggacccgggcAAGGGCAAGGTGGCCGGCTGCCAGGTCCCCCACCCGCCTGCAAAGACCAaaccctccctgggctccccctccgcCGCCTCCCTCAACGGCGCCATCTCACCGGGCTCCAGAGTCAAGCGGGCCAGCCACCTGGACTGCAGGGCTCCCGGCCACCCTCAAGTCAAAGCCTCCCAGCTGGAGAACCGGGGCTCCCCCCTGAACGGGCCGAAAGCGCTACAGGCAAACTGCCTCTCGGAGGAGGAGGCCAAGAAGCGCAAGAACACTGCCACCTACTGCAGGCCGGTGAAGGCCAAGCACCCGGCCGCCACCTCCGACTCGGGCTGCGCTGTGCGGAGGAAGAAGGCTGTTGCCTCGCTGGGCTTCGAGGAGAAGCGGAACGCACTGAAG TCGAAAGCGCATTAA
- the CYB561D1 gene encoding putative transmembrane reductase CYB561D1, whose amino-acid sequence MQAGPPGSRASRWLRRGTGLLAHLVALGLTLFLLLLSRPGTSLFSWHPVFMSIAFCLCLPEAILLFSPENSPFCLCSRLVKVWLHWTAQTLVVVAATLGLVFIVSSKNRSELPHLVSWHSLLGVLTLAATCGQALCGLSLRFPQLLRISAVAQLRLYHVTCGLVVCLLATFTVVLGICSDWFQAQVKGVAWYFCLALPFYPALVIVNQTADVQLPKKRVHV is encoded by the exons ATGCAGGCCGGGCCCCCGGGGTCCCGCGCCTCCCGCTGGCTGCGGCGGGGCACCGGCCTCCTGGCGCACCTGGTGGCGCTGGGCCTCaccctcttcctgctgctgctctcccgGCCCGGCACCA GTCTGTTTTCTTGGCACCCTGTCTTCATGTCTATAGCG TTCTGCCTCTGCCTGCCCGAAGCCATCCTGCTCTTCTCGCCCGAGAACTCCCCCTTCTGCCTCTGCTCCCGTCTGGTGAAAGTGTGGCTGCACTGGACCGCGCAGACGCTGGTGGTCGTGGCTGCCACACTGGGCCTGGTCTTCATCGTCTCCAGCAAGAATCGGAGCGAGCTCCCGCACTTGGTTTCCTGGCACAGCCTCCTGGGCGTCCTGACTCTGGCTGCCACCTGTGGGCAGGCTCTGTGCGGGCTTAGCCTGCGCTTCCCCCAGCTGCTGAGGATCTCCGCTGTGGCACAGCTAAGGCTGTACCATGTCACATGTGGCCTGGTTGTGTGTCTGCTGGCCACCTTCACTGTAGTCCTCGGGATTTGCTCTGATTGGTTCCAGGCACAGGTCAAAGGGGTAGCTTGGTATTTCTGCCTGGCATTGCCCTTCTACCCTGCCCTGGTGATCGTGAACCAGACCGCTGATGTTCAGCTACCGAAGAAAAGGGTGCATGTTTGA